In Streptococcus dysgalactiae subsp. dysgalactiae, the following are encoded in one genomic region:
- a CDS encoding bifunctional Cof-type HAD-IIB family hydrolase/peptidylprolyl isomerase: MDAKLKYKAKKIKMVFFDIDDTLRVKDTGYMPESIQRVFKALKAKGILVGIASGRARYGVPQEVQDLHADYCVKLNGAYVKDDDKTIIFQAPIPADIVVAYKKWADEMGIYYGMAGRHEAVLSTRNEMISNAIDNVYAQLEVCPDYNEQHDVYQMWTFEDKGDGLQLPAELAEHLRLVRWHDNSSDVVLKGTSKALGVSKIVDHLGLKPENVLVFGDELNDLELFDYAGISIAMGVSHPLLQEKADFITKKVEEDGILYALEELGLIDKELQFPQLDLANHKGPKAIIKTNHGDMTLVLFPDHAPKTVANFLGLAKEGYYDGIIFHRIIPEFMIQGGDPTGTGMGGQSIYGESFEDEFSDELYNLRGALSMANAGPNTNGSQFFIVQNSKIPYAKKELERGGWPAPIAAAYAENGGTPHLDRRHTVFGQLADETSFQVLDRIANVETGPQDKPKEDIIIETIEVFD, translated from the coding sequence ATGGACGCAAAATTAAAATACAAAGCTAAAAAAATCAAGATGGTGTTCTTTGATATCGATGACACCTTGAGGGTTAAAGATACGGGCTATATGCCTGAATCGATTCAAAGAGTATTTAAGGCTTTGAAGGCTAAAGGGATCTTGGTTGGTATTGCTTCAGGTCGCGCTCGTTATGGTGTTCCACAAGAAGTTCAAGATTTACATGCTGACTATTGCGTCAAATTAAATGGTGCTTATGTCAAAGATGATGATAAAACTATTATTTTCCAAGCGCCTATTCCAGCGGATATCGTTGTGGCTTATAAAAAATGGGCAGATGAGATGGGGATTTACTATGGAATGGCAGGGCGTCATGAAGCAGTGTTATCCACTCGAAATGAAATGATTAGCAATGCCATTGATAACGTTTATGCTCAACTAGAAGTTTGCCCAGATTACAACGAACAGCATGATGTTTACCAAATGTGGACCTTCGAGGACAAGGGAGATGGCTTGCAGTTGCCTGCTGAGTTAGCTGAACATCTTAGGTTGGTCAGATGGCATGATAACTCATCGGATGTGGTCTTGAAAGGTACTTCAAAAGCGCTAGGTGTTTCAAAGATAGTTGACCATTTAGGGTTAAAACCTGAAAACGTTTTGGTGTTTGGAGATGAACTCAATGACTTAGAGTTATTTGACTATGCTGGTATCAGTATTGCAATGGGAGTATCACATCCATTACTGCAAGAAAAAGCAGATTTTATCACAAAAAAAGTTGAAGAAGATGGCATTTTATATGCCTTGGAGGAATTAGGATTGATTGACAAAGAATTACAGTTTCCACAATTGGATTTGGCCAACCATAAAGGACCAAAAGCAATCATTAAAACAAACCATGGCGATATGACCCTGGTCTTGTTCCCAGATCATGCTCCTAAAACAGTAGCCAATTTCTTAGGTTTGGCTAAAGAAGGGTACTATGATGGGATTATCTTCCACCGTATTATTCCTGAATTTATGATTCAAGGTGGCGATCCAACTGGAACAGGAATGGGTGGACAATCCATCTATGGTGAAAGTTTTGAAGATGAATTTTCGGATGAACTCTATAATCTCCGTGGTGCTTTGTCAATGGCTAATGCGGGACCAAATACTAATGGCAGTCAGTTCTTTATTGTTCAAAATAGTAAGATCCCTTATGCCAAAAAAGAACTGGAACGTGGTGGTTGGCCGGCTCCAATTGCAGCTGCTTACGCTGAAAATGGTGGAACTCCTCACCTTGATCGTCGTCATACGGTTTTTGGTCAGCTTGCGGACGAAACTTCATTCCAAGTTTTGGATCGTATTGCTAACGTTGAAACTGGTCCGCAAGACAAACCTAAAGAAGATATTATCATTGAAACAATCGAGGTATTTGACTAA
- a CDS encoding Stp1/IreP family PP2C-type Ser/Thr phosphatase, which yields MKISLKTDIGQKRSNNQDFINKFDNKKGITLLVLADGMGGHRAGNIASEMTVTDLGREWVKTDFTELSEIRDWLLTTIESENQHIYDLGQSEDFKGMGTTVEAVALVESSAIYAHIGDSRIGLVHDGHYTLLTSDHSLVNELVKAGQITEEEAASHPQKNIITQSIGQAAPVEPDLGIKVLEKGDYLVINSDGLTNMISNDEIVDILGRELSLDEKNQEMINLANLRGGLDNITIALVHNESEDME from the coding sequence ATGAAGATTTCATTAAAAACAGATATTGGGCAAAAACGCTCAAACAATCAAGATTTTATCAACAAGTTTGATAATAAAAAAGGCATCACCCTATTAGTGTTAGCAGACGGTATGGGCGGTCATAGAGCTGGTAATATCGCTAGCGAGATGACAGTTACAGATCTTGGTAGGGAATGGGTTAAAACAGATTTTACAGAATTAAGTGAGATTAGAGATTGGTTGTTGACTACTATTGAGTCAGAAAATCAGCACATTTACGACTTGGGACAATCCGAAGATTTTAAGGGGATGGGAACAACCGTTGAAGCAGTTGCTTTGGTTGAGTCTAGCGCCATTTATGCTCATATCGGTGACTCACGAATTGGTCTTGTTCATGATGGGCATTATACCCTATTGACCAGTGATCATTCTTTAGTGAATGAATTGGTTAAGGCGGGTCAAATCACAGAAGAAGAAGCCGCTAGCCACCCACAAAAAAATATCATCACTCAATCTATCGGTCAAGCTGCTCCAGTAGAACCTGACCTAGGCATCAAAGTTCTAGAAAAAGGTGATTACCTTGTGATTAACAGCGATGGTTTGACCAATATGATTTCCAATGATGAGATTGTCGATATCTTAGGTCGTGAACTCAGCCTTGATGAGAAAAATCAAGAAATGATTAACTTGGCTAACCTAAGAGGGGGTCTAGATAATATCACTATCGCTTTGGTTCACAACGAAAGTGAGGACATGGAATGA
- a CDS encoding S1 RNA-binding domain-containing protein: MKIGDKLHGTITGIKPYGAFVALENGTTGLIHISEIKTGFIDNINQLLAIGDKVLVQVVDVDEFTHKASLSLRTLEEDKHHIVHRHRFSNSRHKIGFKPLEEQLPQWIKESLQFLKKEH; this comes from the coding sequence ATGAAAATTGGCGACAAACTGCATGGCACCATCACTGGGATTAAACCATACGGAGCCTTTGTTGCCCTTGAAAATGGGACAACAGGTCTCATTCATATTTCAGAAATAAAGACAGGTTTCATTGATAATATCAATCAGTTATTGGCAATCGGGGATAAGGTACTGGTTCAGGTTGTTGATGTGGATGAATTTACCCACAAGGCAAGCCTATCTCTCAGAACGCTTGAAGAAGATAAACACCATATTGTTCATCGTCATCGCTTTTCCAATAGTCGGCACAAGATTGGCTTTAAGCCACTTGAAGAGCAATTACCGCAGTGGATTAAAGAAAGCTTGCAGTTTCTAAAAAAAGAGCATTAA
- the liaF gene encoding cell wall-active antibiotics response protein LiaF, translating to MKKFQFFLLVECLLLAMGIMTILDNDLSSFILILVLILLALRFYNQDSRNNFLLTVSLLLLFLIFMLNPYIILAVLLGIIYVFINHFSQVKKKNRFALIRFKEKKIDVDNTKHQWIGAANYESDYYSFDDINIIRISGNDIIDLTNVIVTGMDNIIVIRKIFGNTKILVPIDVAVTLDVSSIYGSVDFFECQQYDLRNESIKLREAESQQLKKVKIVVTTIAGNVEVDRR from the coding sequence ATGAAAAAATTTCAATTCTTTTTACTTGTTGAATGCTTGCTCTTAGCAATGGGAATTATGACCATTTTGGACAACGATTTATCAAGTTTTATTCTAATTTTAGTATTGATTCTATTGGCTTTACGTTTCTACAATCAAGATAGCCGCAATAATTTTCTTTTAACAGTGAGTTTATTGCTTCTTTTCTTAATTTTTATGCTCAATCCCTATATTATCTTGGCTGTTTTACTGGGGATTATTTACGTTTTTATTAATCATTTTTCTCAGGTTAAAAAGAAAAATCGCTTTGCCTTGATTCGTTTTAAGGAAAAAAAGATTGATGTGGACAACACCAAGCATCAGTGGATTGGCGCAGCTAACTATGAAAGTGATTATTATTCCTTTGATGATATTAACATTATTCGCATCTCAGGCAACGACATTATTGACTTAACCAATGTTATTGTAACAGGTATGGATAATATTATCGTGATTCGCAAGATTTTTGGAAATACCAAAATTTTAGTTCCAATTGATGTAGCTGTTACCTTGGATGTTAGCTCAATATATGGCAGTGTTGATTTTTTTGAGTGTCAGCAATATGATCTTCGTAATGAGTCCATCAAACTAAGAGAAGCAGAGAGTCAGCAACTGAAGAAGGTAAAGATTGTGGTCACCACGATTGCAGGAAACGTTGAGGTGGATAGACGATGA
- the rsmB gene encoding 16S rRNA (cytosine(967)-C(5))-methyltransferase RsmB, producing MADNWKISIRGKALLTLENIFDQGAYTNIALNQQLSNKALSAKDRALLTEIVYGTVSRKISLEWYLAHYVKDRDKLDKWVYYLLMLSLYQLIYLDKLPAHAIVNDAVGIAKNRGNKKGAEKFVNAILRQFTSHPLPDMGTIKRRNKYYSVKYSLPVWLVKKLEDQFGSDRSVAIMESLFVRSKASIRVTDPLKLENIAEDLDAERSLLSATGLTKASGHFAASDYFANGDITIQDESSQLVAPTLSIDGEDIILDACSAPGGKTSHIASYLKTGKVIALDLYDHKLELVKENADRLGVADNIETRKLDAREVHRHFEKDSFDKILVDAPCSGIGLIRRKPDIKYNKESQDFNALQAIQLEILSSVCQTLRKGGIITYSTCTIFDEENRQVIEGFLQSHPNFEQVKLNHTQADIVKDGYLIITPEQYQTDGFFIGQVRRVL from the coding sequence TTGGCAGATAATTGGAAAATAAGTATTCGAGGAAAAGCACTTCTAACCTTAGAAAATATTTTTGATCAGGGAGCTTATACAAACATAGCGCTTAATCAGCAGCTAAGCAATAAAGCTTTATCTGCTAAGGACAGGGCTCTATTAACTGAGATTGTATATGGTACCGTTTCACGTAAAATTAGCTTGGAATGGTATTTAGCCCATTATGTCAAAGACCGAGATAAATTGGACAAATGGGTTTATTATCTCCTTATGCTCAGTCTTTATCAACTGATTTATTTAGATAAGTTACCAGCGCATGCTATTGTTAACGATGCGGTTGGTATTGCCAAAAATCGTGGCAATAAAAAAGGTGCAGAGAAGTTTGTCAATGCTATTTTACGTCAATTCACCAGCCATCCTCTCCCAGATATGGGAACAATTAAGCGCCGAAATAAGTATTATTCGGTCAAGTATTCACTGCCTGTTTGGTTGGTTAAAAAGTTAGAAGACCAATTTGGTTCTGACAGATCAGTGGCCATCATGGAAAGTTTATTTGTGCGTAGTAAGGCTAGTATTCGCGTGACAGATCCTTTGAAGTTAGAAAATATTGCTGAAGATTTAGATGCCGAGCGTTCCCTTTTATCTGCAACTGGTTTAACCAAAGCGTCAGGTCATTTTGCAGCCAGTGATTATTTTGCTAACGGGGATATCACCATTCAAGATGAAAGTAGTCAGCTCGTGGCTCCTACTTTAAGCATTGACGGTGAAGACATAATTCTTGATGCATGTAGCGCTCCAGGTGGAAAGACCTCTCATATAGCCTCTTACTTAAAAACAGGTAAGGTTATTGCCTTAGATCTCTATGATCATAAACTAGAGTTGGTGAAGGAAAATGCTGATCGCTTAGGAGTTGCTGATAACATTGAGACAAGAAAATTAGATGCCAGAGAGGTTCATCGTCATTTTGAAAAGGATAGCTTTGATAAGATTTTGGTTGATGCTCCTTGCTCAGGAATTGGTTTGATTCGTCGAAAACCCGATATCAAATATAATAAAGAAAGTCAAGATTTCAACGCTCTGCAAGCTATTCAGCTAGAGATATTGTCTAGTGTTTGTCAAACCTTGCGTAAAGGTGGTATAATAACATACAGTACTTGCACTATTTTTGATGAGGAGAATCGTCAAGTCATCGAAGGATTTTTACAAAGTCATCCTAATTTTGAACAAGTAAAACTGAACCATACACAAGCAGATATTGTCAAGGATGGTTATCTTATTATCACACCAGAACAATACCAGACTGATGGCTTCTTTATTGGACAAGTCAGACGAGTCTTGTAG
- the pknB gene encoding Stk1 family PASTA domain-containing Ser/Thr kinase gives MIQIGKLFAGRYRILKSIGRGGMADVYLANDLILDNEDVAIKVLRTNYQTDQVAVARFQREARAMAELNHPNIVAIRDIGEEDGQQFLVMEYVDGADLKKYIQDHAPLSNNEVVRIMEEVLSAMTLAHQKGIVHRDLKPQNILLTKNGVVKVTDFGIAVAFAETSLTQTNSMLGSVHYLSPEQARGSKATIQSDIYAMGIMLFEMLTGHIPYDGDSAVTIALQHFQKPLPSIIDENHNVPQALENVVIRATAKKLSDRYGSTFEMSRDLMTALSYNRSRERKVIFDDVESTKPLPKVTPAPVTTPKVAPTPVTSTTESRLEHTNQMDTLQKPQKKKRNGRFLGTLLKILFSLFIVGVALFTYLVLTKPTSVKVPNVTGVSLKVAKQELQDLGLKVGKVRQIESDTVAEGNVVRTDPPTGTAKRKGSAITVYLSIGNKGFEMENYKGIDYQEAMASLMETYGVPKSKIKIERIVTNEYTENTVISQSPSAGDKFNPNGKSKITLSVAVSDTVIMPMVTEYTYADAVNTLTALGIEASRIKAYAPSSSSATGFVQVNSPSSKAIVSGQTPYYGTTLSLSEKGEISLYLYPEETHSSSSSTSSEASSSSSSTNDGTGTSSNTELSPSESTGQTP, from the coding sequence ATGATTCAGATTGGCAAGTTATTTGCTGGTCGTTATCGCATTCTAAAGTCTATTGGCCGCGGTGGTATGGCGGATGTTTATTTAGCAAATGATCTAATCTTGGATAATGAAGACGTTGCAATCAAGGTCTTACGTACCAATTATCAGACAGATCAGGTAGCGGTTGCCCGTTTCCAGCGGGAAGCGCGTGCCATGGCTGAGTTAAACCATCCTAATATTGTTGCCATCCGGGATATAGGTGAAGAAGACGGACAGCAATTTTTAGTAATGGAATACGTAGATGGCGCTGACTTAAAGAAGTATATTCAAGATCATGCTCCTCTATCCAATAATGAAGTGGTCAGAATCATGGAAGAGGTGCTTTCTGCCATGACATTAGCTCACCAGAAAGGGATTGTTCATAGAGATTTAAAACCTCAAAACATTCTCTTAACTAAAAATGGTGTGGTTAAGGTAACTGACTTTGGGATTGCCGTTGCTTTTGCGGAAACGAGTTTGACTCAAACCAACTCTATGTTGGGAAGCGTCCATTACCTATCGCCTGAGCAGGCTCGCGGCTCAAAAGCGACCATTCAAAGTGATATTTATGCGATGGGAATTATGCTCTTTGAAATGTTGACAGGACATATCCCTTATGATGGCGATAGTGCTGTTACCATTGCTTTGCAACATTTCCAAAAGCCTCTTCCGTCTATTATTGACGAAAACCACAATGTACCGCAAGCTTTAGAGAATGTGGTTATCCGAGCAACAGCTAAGAAATTAAGCGATCGTTACGGATCAACCTTTGAAATGAGTCGTGATCTGATGACGGCTCTCAGTTACAACCGGAGTCGTGAACGGAAAGTTATTTTTGATGATGTGGAAAGCACAAAACCTCTCCCTAAAGTAACACCGGCACCAGTAACGACGCCAAAAGTAGCTCCAACTCCTGTTACGTCCACAACTGAAAGTCGTTTAGAACACACTAATCAGATGGATACGCTCCAGAAACCACAAAAAAAGAAGCGAAATGGTCGTTTCTTGGGTACTTTGTTAAAAATCCTCTTTTCTCTTTTTATTGTAGGCGTGGCTCTCTTCACTTACTTGGTGCTAACAAAACCTACCTCAGTAAAAGTTCCTAACGTGACAGGTGTCAGTCTTAAAGTTGCAAAGCAGGAACTGCAAGATTTAGGCTTGAAAGTTGGTAAGGTGAGACAGATTGAAAGTGATACTGTTGCGGAAGGGAATGTTGTCCGAACGGATCCACCAACGGGAACAGCCAAGCGCAAGGGTTCAGCTATCACAGTTTACTTGTCAATTGGTAATAAAGGGTTTGAGATGGAAAACTACAAAGGGATTGATTATCAAGAAGCCATGGCTAGCTTGATGGAAACTTACGGTGTTCCTAAATCGAAGATTAAGATTGAACGAATCGTGACCAATGAATACACGGAAAATACTGTTATTAGCCAATCTCCGAGTGCAGGGGATAAATTTAATCCTAATGGGAAATCTAAAATTACTCTTAGTGTTGCCGTGAGTGACACAGTCATTATGCCTATGGTAACAGAATATACCTATGCTGATGCAGTAAATACTTTGACAGCATTAGGTATTGAAGCTTCAAGGATTAAAGCTTATGCTCCAAGCTCAAGTTCAGCAACAGGTTTTGTTCAGGTTAATTCTCCAAGTTCAAAAGCTATTGTCAGTGGTCAAACCCCTTATTACGGTACCACATTGAGCCTCTCTGAAAAAGGTGAGATAAGCCTTTACCTTTACCCAGAAGAAACGCATTCTTCAAGTAGTTCAACCAGTTCTGAGGCAAGTTCTAGCAGTTCCTCAACAAATGATGGAACGGGAACAAGTAGTAATACTGAATTAAGCCCATCGGAATCAACTGGTCAAACTCCTTAA
- the fmt gene encoding methionyl-tRNA formyltransferase — translation MTKLLFMGTPQFSATVLKGLLENPNYEILAVVTQPDRAVGRKKEIKMTPVKELALAYDLPVYQPNKLSGSQELAELMTLGADGIVTAAFGQFLPTKLLDAVSFAINVHASLLPKYRGGAPIHYAIMNGEKEAGVTIMEMVKEMDAGDMVAKASTPILETDNVGTLFEKLALIGRDLLLDSLPGYLSGELKPIPQDHSQVTFSPNISPEQEQLDWTKPAREVFNHIRGMSPWPVAHTFLDGQRFKIYEAQLAEGEGQPGEIIAKTKHMLVVAAGQGALSLLVVQPAGKPKMAIADFLNGLGRKLEVGDFIGR, via the coding sequence ATGACAAAACTATTATTTATGGGGACTCCCCAATTTTCAGCCACTGTATTGAAAGGTCTACTGGAAAATCCTAACTATGAGATTTTAGCGGTTGTGACACAGCCAGACCGTGCTGTTGGCAGAAAAAAAGAAATCAAAATGACTCCTGTCAAAGAATTGGCACTTGCCTATGATTTGCCTGTTTATCAACCTAATAAATTATCAGGTTCGCAAGAATTAGCAGAACTCATGACACTTGGGGCTGACGGCATTGTCACAGCAGCTTTTGGACAATTTTTACCGACTAAGCTATTGGATGCCGTTTCGTTCGCTATCAATGTCCATGCTTCCTTGTTGCCGAAGTACCGTGGTGGGGCTCCTATTCACTATGCAATCATGAATGGGGAAAAAGAAGCTGGAGTTACCATCATGGAAATGGTTAAAGAGATGGATGCTGGTGATATGGTGGCTAAAGCAAGTACGCCAATTCTTGAAACCGATAATGTGGGGACTCTATTTGAAAAATTAGCTCTTATCGGCCGTGACCTCTTGTTGGATAGTTTGCCAGGTTACCTTTCTGGCGAGCTAAAACCTATTCCTCAAGACCACAGCCAAGTGACATTTTCACCCAACATCTCACCAGAGCAAGAACAACTCGATTGGACGAAACCTGCTCGGGAGGTCTTTAACCATATTCGGGGGATGAGCCCTTGGCCAGTAGCGCATACCTTTTTAGACGGTCAACGTTTTAAAATTTATGAAGCTCAATTAGCTGAAGGGGAAGGACAACCAGGAGAAATTATTGCCAAAACAAAACATATGTTAGTGGTAGCTGCTGGTCAAGGAGCCCTGTCATTGCTGGTTGTGCAGCCTGCGGGGAAACCTAAAATGGCTATTGCAGATTTCTTAAATGGCCTGGGTAGAAAGCTTGAAGTGGGTGATTTCATTGGCAGATAA
- a CDS encoding response regulator transcription factor: MNNIRVILVDDHEMVRMGLKSFLNLQPDIDVIGEASNGREGVELALALKPDVLVMDLVMPELGGVEATLKILDKWKDAKILVLTSYLDNEKIYPVIDAGAKGYMLKTSSAAEILNAIRKVSKGELAIETEVDKKIKAHDQHPDLHEELTAREYDILYLLAKGYDNQTIADELFISLKTVKTHVSNILAKLEVDDRTQAVVYAFRHHLVPQDDN, translated from the coding sequence ATGAATAATATAAGAGTGATACTAGTGGATGATCACGAAATGGTCCGTATGGGACTTAAAAGTTTTTTGAATTTACAACCAGATATCGACGTTATTGGCGAAGCTTCTAATGGACGTGAGGGAGTTGAGTTGGCCTTAGCCTTAAAACCAGATGTGCTGGTTATGGATTTGGTGATGCCAGAACTAGGTGGTGTTGAGGCGACTTTGAAAATCCTCGATAAGTGGAAAGATGCCAAAATATTGGTCTTGACCTCTTATTTAGATAATGAGAAAATTTACCCTGTCATTGATGCTGGTGCTAAAGGTTACATGTTAAAGACTTCTAGTGCAGCCGAAATTTTAAATGCTATTCGGAAAGTTTCAAAAGGTGAATTGGCCATTGAAACAGAGGTAGACAAAAAAATTAAAGCGCATGATCAACACCCTGATTTGCATGAAGAACTAACCGCGCGCGAGTATGATATTTTATATCTTTTAGCTAAAGGGTATGATAATCAAACTATAGCGGATGAACTTTTCATCTCCTTGAAAACCGTTAAAACGCATGTATCTAATATTCTTGCTAAGCTAGAAGTTGATGACCGAACTCAAGCTGTTGTATACGCTTTCCGACACCATTTAGTCCCCCAAGATGATAATTAG
- a CDS encoding envelope stress sensor histidine kinase LiaS, which produces MKKRYYALVWLYSTITILSIVFVVMDNLGITFAYLRSHLWQVERLGFSILLLIVSVTLLLLLLWIILDDNSKRTINQNLKRILNNQRIHLEETSEINTNLIRLSEKMSHMTSNMQKKESAYIIDSQEIVQQERKRIARDLHDTVSQELFASSLILSGVSMSLEQLDKEQLQTQLITVEAMLQNAQNDLRILLLHLRPTELANRTLSEGLHMILKELTDKSDIEVIYKENIGQLSRAMEDNLFRIAQEFISNTLKHAKASRIEVYLNQTPSELQLKMLDNGIGFDMDEVRDLSYGLKNIEDRVDDLAGTMHLISQKGKGVSMDIRLPIVTGDNDE; this is translated from the coding sequence ATGAAAAAACGTTACTATGCACTTGTTTGGCTCTATTCTACCATCACTATCCTATCCATCGTTTTTGTGGTTATGGACAACTTAGGCATCACGTTCGCTTACCTCCGCAGTCACCTGTGGCAGGTTGAACGGCTAGGGTTTTCCATTTTGTTATTAATTGTTTCAGTGACCCTCTTATTGCTCTTGTTATGGATTATTTTAGACGATAATAGCAAACGCACGATTAATCAAAATTTGAAACGCATTCTCAATAATCAGCGCATTCATTTAGAGGAAACTTCTGAAATTAACACCAATTTAATCAGGCTTTCTGAGAAGATGTCTCATATGACAAGTAACATGCAAAAAAAGGAAAGTGCTTATATTATTGATAGCCAAGAAATTGTTCAGCAGGAACGCAAGCGGATTGCTAGGGATTTACATGATACGGTTAGTCAAGAATTATTTGCCTCTTCGCTGATTCTATCGGGTGTTTCCATGAGTTTAGAGCAACTGGATAAGGAACAACTGCAAACTCAGCTGATAACTGTCGAAGCCATGTTGCAAAATGCTCAAAATGATTTACGGATTTTACTCTTGCATCTAAGACCCACAGAATTAGCCAATCGCACCCTATCTGAGGGCCTCCATATGATTCTCAAAGAATTAACTGATAAAAGCGACATTGAAGTCATCTACAAAGAAAATATCGGCCAATTATCGAGGGCGATGGAAGATAATCTTTTTCGAATTGCGCAAGAATTTATCAGCAATACTTTAAAACATGCCAAGGCAAGTCGTATAGAAGTTTACCTTAATCAGACACCAAGTGAGTTGCAACTGAAGATGCTTGACAACGGAATTGGATTTGATATGGATGAGGTAAGAGATTTAAGCTATGGCTTAAAAAATATTGAGGATCGGGTAGATGATTTAGCAGGAACGATGCATTTAATTAGCCAAAAAGGCAAAGGAGTATCTATGGATATTCGATTACCAATAGTGACGGGAGATAACGATGAATAA
- the cysK gene encoding cysteine synthase A, whose amino-acid sequence MTAIYHNITELVGQTPIVKLNHLVPEDAADVYVKLESFNPGSSVKDRIALAMIEAAEAEGRIQPGDTIIEPTSGNTGIGLAWVGAAKGYHVIIVMPETMSVERRQIIQAYGAALMLTPGTEGMKGAIAKAETLATELGAWMPMQFNNPANPAVHEKTTGQEILEAFGETKIDAFVAGVGTGGTVSGVSHTLKMASPTTAIYAVEAEESAVLSGQEPGPHKIQGISAGFIPNTLDIEAYDQIIRVKSKDALATARLTGAKEGFLVGISSGAALYAAIEVAKQLGKGKQVLTILPDNGERYLSTELYNKPSMP is encoded by the coding sequence ATGACAGCCATTTACCATAATATAACTGAATTAGTTGGACAAACACCTATTGTGAAACTTAACCACTTGGTGCCTGAAGACGCAGCCGATGTTTATGTCAAACTAGAATCCTTTAACCCAGGTTCTTCAGTTAAAGATCGCATTGCTTTAGCGATGATTGAGGCGGCTGAAGCTGAAGGAAGGATTCAACCAGGAGATACCATTATTGAGCCAACAAGCGGAAACACAGGGATTGGTCTTGCTTGGGTGGGGGCTGCTAAAGGATATCATGTTATTATTGTCATGCCTGAGACCATGAGTGTGGAAAGACGTCAGATTATCCAAGCTTATGGGGCAGCACTCATGCTAACACCTGGAACAGAGGGAATGAAAGGTGCTATTGCTAAAGCTGAAACTTTAGCGACAGAATTAGGGGCTTGGATGCCTATGCAATTCAATAATCCTGCTAACCCAGCTGTTCATGAGAAAACAACAGGCCAAGAGATCTTAGAAGCTTTTGGTGAAACCAAAATAGATGCCTTTGTTGCTGGTGTTGGTACTGGTGGAACTGTTTCTGGCGTTTCACATACTCTAAAAATGGCGAGCCCTACTACTGCTATCTATGCTGTTGAAGCTGAGGAGTCTGCTGTCCTATCTGGTCAAGAACCTGGCCCACATAAAATCCAAGGCATTTCAGCAGGGTTTATCCCCAATACCTTAGATATCGAAGCCTATGATCAGATTATTCGCGTTAAGTCAAAAGATGCTCTAGCAACTGCTCGATTAACTGGTGCTAAGGAAGGGTTTTTAGTGGGTATTTCTTCTGGTGCTGCTCTTTATGCTGCTATTGAAGTCGCTAAACAATTAGGAAAAGGGAAACAGGTCTTGACCATTTTACCTGATAATGGCGAACGCTATTTATCAACTGAACTTTATAATAAACCATCGATGCCGTAA